From Saimiri boliviensis isolate mSaiBol1 chromosome 9, mSaiBol1.pri, whole genome shotgun sequence, a single genomic window includes:
- the TPD52L2 gene encoding tumor protein D54 isoform X4, translated as MDSAGQDINLNSPNKGLLSDSMTDVPVGTGVAARTPAVEGLTEAEEEELRAELTKVEEEIVTLRQVLAAKERHCGELKRRLGLSTLGGLKQNLSRSWHDMQVSNAYVKTSEKLGEWNEKVTQSDLYRKTQETLSQAGQKTSAALSTVGSAISRKLGDMRAHPFSHSFSSYSIRHSISMPAMSEILGCC; from the exons ATGGACTCCGCCGGCCAAG ATATCAACCTGAATTCTCCTAACAAAGGTCTGCTGTCTGATTCCATGACCGACGTCCCTGTCGGCACAGGTGTGGCTGCCCGGACTCCTGCTGTTGAGGGTCTgacagaggctgaggaggaggagctcAGGGCTGAGCTGACCAAG GTGGAAGAGGAAATTGTCACTCTACGCCAGGTCCTGGCAGCCAAGGAGAGGCACTGTGGAGAGCTCAAGAGGAGGCTGGGCCTGTCCACCCTGGGGGGCTTGAAACAGAACCTGTCCCGGAGCTGGCATGATATGCAGGTCTCTAACGC CTATGTGAAAACTTCTGAGAAACTTGGAGAGTGGAATGAGAAGGTGACCCAGTCAGACCT CTACAGGAAGACTCAGGAAACACTTTCACAGGCAGGACAGAAGACTTCAGCTGCCCTGTCCACGGTGGGCTCTGCCATCAGCAGGAAGCTTGGAGACATGAG GGCTCATCCATTCTCACACTCCTTTAG CAGCTACTCCATCCGCCACTCAATAAGTATGCCGGCCATGAG TGAGATCTTGGGCTGTTGTTAG
- the TPD52L2 gene encoding tumor protein D54 isoform X6: MDSAGQDINLNSPNKGLLSDSMTDVPVGTGVAARTPAVEGLTEAEEEELRAELTKVEEEIVTLRQVLAAKERHCGELKRRLGLSTLGGLKQNLSRSWHDMQVSNAYVKTSEKLGEWNEKVTQSDLYRKTQETLSQAGQKTSAALSTVGSAISRKLGDMRAHPFSHSFRLAGHLLPGQ, encoded by the exons ATGGACTCCGCCGGCCAAG ATATCAACCTGAATTCTCCTAACAAAGGTCTGCTGTCTGATTCCATGACCGACGTCCCTGTCGGCACAGGTGTGGCTGCCCGGACTCCTGCTGTTGAGGGTCTgacagaggctgaggaggaggagctcAGGGCTGAGCTGACCAAG GTGGAAGAGGAAATTGTCACTCTACGCCAGGTCCTGGCAGCCAAGGAGAGGCACTGTGGAGAGCTCAAGAGGAGGCTGGGCCTGTCCACCCTGGGGGGCTTGAAACAGAACCTGTCCCGGAGCTGGCATGATATGCAGGTCTCTAACGC CTATGTGAAAACTTCTGAGAAACTTGGAGAGTGGAATGAGAAGGTGACCCAGTCAGACCT CTACAGGAAGACTCAGGAAACACTTTCACAGGCAGGACAGAAGACTTCAGCTGCCCTGTCCACGGTGGGCTCTGCCATCAGCAGGAAGCTTGGAGACATGAG GGCTCATCCATTCTCACACTCCTTTAG GCTCGCAGGCCACCTCCTCCCGGGTCAGTGA